In a genomic window of Streptomyces pristinaespiralis:
- a CDS encoding carbohydrate-binding module family 20 domain-containing protein: MASRTVAAALAVVAGAAVAVTAPSTAQAAPPGDKDVTAVMFEWKFDSVARACTDSLGPAGYGFVQVSPPQEHIQGSQWWTSYQPVSYRIAGRLGDRAAFKSMVDTCHAAGVKVIADSVINHMSAGSGTGTGGSAYTKYNYPGLYSSYDMDNCTSQINNYQDRGNVQNCELVGLADLDTGEEYVRGRIAGYLNDLLTLGVDGFRIDASKHMPADDLAAIKGKLTNPGIYWKHEAIHGAGEAVSPSEYLGSGDVQEFRYGRGLKQVFTGGNLTSLKNFGEGWGFMESGRSAVFVANHDTERGGDTLTYKDGANYTLAHVFMLAWPYGSPDVHSGYEFTQHDAGPPNGGAVTACYSDGWKCQHSWREISSMVGLRNTARGQGVTNWWDNGADQIAFGRGTKAYVAINQEGAALTRTFQTSLPSGTYCDVQSGRSVAVDGSGRFTATLGAGTALALHAGARDCGGGSTDPGPVSAGASFAVNATTVVGQNIYVTGNQPALGNWNPAGAVKLDPAAYPVWKAEVNLAAGTSFEYKYIRKDGAGNVTWESGANRTATVPSSGKVALNDTWRN, translated from the coding sequence ATGGCCAGCAGAACCGTGGCCGCGGCACTCGCCGTTGTGGCAGGAGCCGCCGTCGCCGTCACGGCCCCCAGCACCGCCCAGGCCGCCCCGCCCGGCGACAAGGACGTCACCGCGGTGATGTTCGAGTGGAAGTTCGACTCGGTCGCCCGGGCCTGTACCGACTCCCTCGGCCCCGCCGGCTACGGGTTCGTACAGGTCTCGCCGCCCCAGGAGCACATCCAGGGCAGCCAGTGGTGGACCTCGTACCAGCCCGTCAGCTACCGGATCGCCGGACGCCTCGGTGACCGCGCCGCCTTCAAGAGCATGGTCGACACCTGCCACGCGGCGGGCGTCAAGGTCATCGCCGACTCCGTCATCAACCACATGTCCGCCGGTTCCGGCACCGGGACCGGCGGATCCGCGTACACGAAGTACAACTACCCCGGTCTGTACTCCTCGTACGACATGGACAACTGCACCTCGCAGATCAACAACTACCAGGACCGCGGGAACGTGCAGAACTGCGAGCTCGTCGGGCTGGCGGACCTGGACACCGGCGAGGAGTACGTCAGGGGCAGGATCGCCGGGTATCTGAACGACCTGCTGACGCTCGGCGTCGACGGCTTCCGCATCGACGCCTCCAAGCACATGCCCGCCGACGACCTGGCCGCCATCAAGGGCAAGCTCACGAACCCGGGCATCTACTGGAAGCACGAGGCCATCCACGGCGCGGGCGAGGCCGTCTCCCCGAGCGAGTACCTCGGCAGCGGCGACGTCCAGGAGTTCCGCTACGGACGCGGCCTCAAGCAGGTCTTCACCGGCGGGAACCTCACGAGTCTGAAGAACTTCGGCGAGGGCTGGGGCTTCATGGAGTCGGGCAGGTCCGCCGTCTTCGTCGCCAACCACGACACGGAGCGCGGCGGCGACACCCTCACCTACAAGGACGGGGCCAACTACACACTGGCCCACGTGTTCATGCTCGCCTGGCCGTACGGATCACCCGACGTCCACTCCGGCTACGAGTTCACCCAGCACGACGCCGGGCCGCCCAACGGCGGAGCGGTGACCGCCTGCTACAGCGACGGGTGGAAGTGCCAGCACTCCTGGCGGGAGATCTCCTCCATGGTGGGCCTGCGCAACACCGCCCGCGGCCAGGGCGTCACGAACTGGTGGGACAACGGCGCCGACCAGATCGCCTTCGGGCGGGGCACCAAGGCGTACGTCGCCATCAACCAGGAGGGCGCCGCGCTGACCCGTACCTTCCAGACCTCCCTGCCGTCCGGCACCTACTGCGACGTGCAGAGCGGCAGGAGCGTCGCCGTCGACGGCTCCGGCCGGTTCACGGCCACCCTCGGCGCCGGCACCGCCCTCGCGCTGCATGCCGGCGCGCGTGACTGCGGCGGCGGCTCCACCGACCCCGGACCGGTGAGCGCGGGCGCGTCCTTCGCCGTCAACGCCACCACGGTCGTCGGCCAGAACATCTACGTGACCGGCAACCAGCCGGCGCTCGGCAACTGGAACCCCGCCGGCGCCGTCAAGCTCGACCCGGCGGCCTACCCCGTCTGGAAGGCCGAGGTGAACCTCGCCGCCGGTACGTCCTTCGAGTACAAGTACATCCGCAAGGACGGTGCAGGCAACGTCACCTGGGAGAGCGGCGCCAACCGCACCGCCACCGTCCCGTCCTCCGGCAAGGTCGCGCTGAACGACACCTGGCGCAACTGA
- a CDS encoding LacI family DNA-binding transcriptional regulator, whose protein sequence is MGGVTIPLPRGDGNGAPRLADLALQAQVSEATVSRVLNGKAGVAAATRHKVLAALDVLGYERPVRLRQRSAGLVGLIIPELTNPIFPAFAQVIEQVLAGHGYTPVLCTQMPGGSTEDELVEQLEERGVTGIVFLSGLHADTTADPSRYLKLAGRGIPFVLINGYNEAVEAPFVSPDDRSAARMAVRHLVELGHERIGLAIGPTRYVPSSRKAEGFTEALEAMLGLGEDEAQGFIQRTLFSVEGGQAAAGLLLDQGCTGIVCGSDLMALGAIRAVRARGLDVPGDVSVVGFDDSPLIAFTDPPLTTVRQPVQAMATAAVDALVEEIDGNPVQRTEFVFQPELVVRGSTGAPRR, encoded by the coding sequence GTGGGCGGTGTGACGATCCCCCTGCCTCGGGGCGACGGAAACGGCGCCCCGAGGCTCGCCGATCTCGCCCTCCAGGCGCAGGTCAGCGAAGCCACGGTCAGCCGGGTGCTGAACGGCAAGGCCGGCGTCGCCGCCGCCACGCGGCACAAGGTGCTGGCCGCCCTCGACGTGCTCGGTTACGAACGGCCGGTGCGGCTGCGGCAGCGCAGCGCCGGGCTCGTCGGCCTGATCATCCCCGAGCTGACGAACCCGATCTTCCCCGCGTTCGCGCAGGTCATCGAACAGGTGCTGGCGGGCCACGGCTACACGCCCGTGCTGTGCACCCAGATGCCCGGCGGTTCGACGGAGGACGAGCTGGTCGAGCAGCTCGAGGAACGCGGCGTCACCGGCATCGTGTTCCTCTCCGGGCTGCACGCCGACACGACGGCCGACCCCTCCCGCTATCTCAAACTGGCGGGCCGGGGCATCCCGTTCGTCCTCATCAACGGCTACAACGAGGCCGTGGAGGCGCCGTTCGTCTCGCCGGACGACCGGTCGGCGGCGCGGATGGCCGTGCGGCACCTCGTCGAACTCGGGCACGAGCGCATCGGTCTGGCCATCGGGCCCACCCGCTATGTGCCCTCGTCGCGCAAGGCCGAGGGCTTCACCGAGGCCCTCGAAGCCATGCTGGGGCTGGGCGAGGACGAGGCGCAGGGGTTCATCCAGCGCACGCTGTTCTCCGTGGAGGGCGGCCAGGCGGCCGCCGGCCTGCTGCTCGACCAGGGGTGCACCGGGATCGTCTGCGGCAGCGACCTGATGGCGCTGGGCGCCATCAGGGCGGTGCGGGCGCGGGGGCTCGACGTGCCCGGGGACGTCTCCGTCGTCGGCTTCGACGACTCGCCCCTCATCGCCTTCACCGACCCGCCGCTCACGACGGTGCGTCAGCCCGTGCAGGCCATGGCGACGGCGGCGGTCGACGCTCTCGTGGAGGAGATCGACGGAAACCCGGTGCAGCGCACGGAGTTCGTCTTCCAGCCGGAGCTCGTGGTGCGCGGCTCGACGGGTGCGCCGCGGCGCTGA